In Methanoregula formicica SMSP, the DNA window TCCCGACGACCGCGAACCGGTCCGTAAAGCACTTGCGGAGGCCATGCAGGAAAGGCACCAGCACACCCCGACGGAGTACCGTATCCGCCATGCCGACGGGCACTATGTTTCTGTTGAGGCGGTGGCAAACAACCTGCTGGACGTGCCGGAGATCAACGGGATCGTGATAACGGTCCGGCCGATCAGTGACCGTATGCGGGCAGAAGTGGAGATTGCACAAAGCAGAAAGGACGTTGCCGAGAGCGAAGATCAGTATAAGACACTGTTTGAAGGAGCACATGACGCCATCTTCATCGCAGACCGGAAATCCTTCCTTAACTGCAACCACAGCGCCGAAGTATTGTTTGGCTGTTCCCGGGATCTGCTCATTAACCGCACCCTTCTGGATTTTTCCCCGGAGATCCAGCCGGGTGGGCAGCAATCCCGGAAGATGGCACGGGAGAAGATTGATGCGGCCATCTCCGGCAAACCCCAGGTTTTTGAGTGGGTGCACCTCCGGCACGATCACACACCTTTCGATGCTGAAATAAGCCTTAACCGGGTTCTCATCAGGGGATCCTACTATATCCAGGGGATCGTCAGGGACATTACCGACCGCAAGAAGGCCGAAGCTGCCCTCAGGGAATCAGAGAGCAAATTCTCCACGGTCTTCGAAAAAAGCCCGGTAGCCCATACCCTGGTCTCGGTGGAGGAAGGGACATTTGTCGATGTGAATGAAGCGTTTATCCGGGGTACCGGGTACGCCCGGGAGGAGGTGAACGGGAAAACGGCAGAGGAACTGCAGCTCTTTTCCGATCCTGCCGAAAGAGAGAGGCTCACCGCCCTCCTGATGGAACAACAGGAGATTACCGGCCTGGAGGTCTCCTTCCGGACCCGGTTTGGTGAGACCCGGGCCTGCCTCTTCTCTGCCCGCCCCATCGTGATGGCGGGAAAACCCCACATCCTCTCCACGCTGGAAGATATCACAGAGCGCAAGAAGGCGGAAGAGGCACTCAAAGAGAGCGAAGAACTGTTCCGGGCAGTCTCTGAATATTCGCACAATGCCATCTGCATTGTCAATGAGCAGGGAAAGATCACCTGGGCTAATGACCAGGTCCTTGCCCTGGGGGGATACACGAGAGAGCAGATCTATGCCGCACCGTCTTTTGCCGCGTTCATTGCACCGGAATCGTCCGACTGGGTCCTTGCGAACTTCAAAAAATTCGCAGCCGGGGAGCCCTACGAGCACCATTACCAGTTCACAATCATCCGGGCTGACGGGAAGAAGCGCCTGTGCACGAAACACATGACCGACTTCTCCGATCGCCAAGGCAAACGCAACCTTGTCATCAACATGTTCGATATCACCGAGAAGGCAAAGGCCGAAGAGGCTTTGCAGGAGAGCGAGAGCAAACTCCGCAGGATCGCCGACAATGCTCCGGATATCATCTTCCGGATGTCGCTCCCTGAAGGGAAATATGAGTACATCAGCCCTGCATCGCTCGCGCTCACAGGGTACACTCCGGAGGAGTTCTACGATGATCCCGGGCTTGTCCGCACCCTCATCCACCCGTCATGGCAGGAATACTTCCGGATGCAGTGGGATGCCCTGATGACAGGCAGCGCCCCACCGAGCTACGAGTTCCAGATCATTGACCGTGCAGGAGAAATCCGCTGGTTCAACCAGAGGAACATGCTGGTGACCGGGAGCGGGGACAGGATCATCGCAATCGAGGGCATCATTACCGACATCACGCGGCAGAAGGATACTGAACGGGAACTGCGGAAGAACGAGCTGCGATCACTTGCGGTGAGCGCAAATGCCGGCTCCTGGATCTGGGAGATCGATCCCGAGGGCATCTATCGCTACTCCAGCCCCGCTGTGCTGAATATCCTGGGGTACAAGCCGGAGGAGATCGTAGGCAGGATGCATTTCTACGATCTCTTCGACCCGTCGATCCGGGAAAAACTCACCCATGAAGTGTTTGCAACCATGGAAGGGCGCGAACCGTTCCGGAACCTCGAAAACCTCAATGTCCACAAGGACGGCAGGCCGGTCCTCCTCAGGACAGGGGGCACCCCGGTCTTCGATGAGAACGGGGCCTTTGCCGGGTATTGCGGCGTTGACGTGGACATCACGGATCAGCGGGCAAAAGAGGCAGCATTCCAGGCGATTGTAAAAAGCATGGTCGGGGCGACCGGCCTCGACTCGCTCTGGCAGATCACCGAGAGCGTCAGCTCCTGGCTGGGAACGGAGTGCGCCATGGTCGGGGAAATCCTTCCTGACCAGAAGAAGATCCGGGTCCTTGCCATGGTCCTTGATGGAAAACGGATCGAGGACTTCTCGTACACGCTCGAAGGCACGCCCTGTGAGGATGTCCGGGGGAAAGGATTCTGTTGCTATCCTGACAATGCGGTCCGCCTCTTTCCCCGTGCAAAGGACATTGTTGAACTGGGCATGCGGAGTTATGCCGGCACCCCGCTCCGCGACGCCGCGGGGAATGTCTTTGGGATCCTCTGCGCACTTTCAAGGAACCCGTTGCCTGCCATCCCTTCCATGCAGGAGATCATGGAGATTATTGCCGTAAAAGCTGCAGCGGAGATAAAAAGCATGCAGATGACCCGGGCCCTGCAGGAGAGCGAACAGAAGTTCCGCTCGCTCGTGGAATACGCTCTTGAAGGGATCGTGATCACTGATTTGACCGGCACTGTCCTCTTCGCGAACAACGCTGCAGCGCAGACGCTGGAAATTCCCGGCGGGGGAGCGGCCCTCTGCAGCAGGAATGTGATGGAGTTCGTTGCCCCCGAATCACAGCCGGATGCCATGCGGGATTATACCGAGGTGGCAAACGGTCACGATTCCTATCTCGCGCAGTACAAGGTAATCACCGACAGGGGAAAGGAGATCTATGTCGAGAGCATCGGCAAGATGATCACCTACGAAGGGCGGGCTGCCGATCTCATCTCTATCAGGGAGATCACCGAGCGGAAACAGGCAGAGGACGCCTTACACCGGAGCCAGCAGATGCTCGCAGAAGCCATGGACCTTGCCCACCTGGTGAACTGGGAGTACGATGTTGCGTCTGATCTTTTTACGTTCAACGACCGGTTCTATGCCCTGTACGGCACGACCGCGGAGCGGGAAGGGGGTACCCGGATGTCCTCAGAGGCTTATGCCCGTGAGTTCGTTCACCCGGACGACCGCCACATGGTAGGTGAGGAAGTACAACGGGCACTGACAGCAACCGATCCGAAGTACTTCGCCGAGATCGAGCACCGGATTATCAGGAGGGACGGAGCAGTCCGGCACATCGTTGTAAGGATCCGGCTCGAAACGGACGCGGACGGAAAGACCGTGAGGACTCACGGGGCAAACCAGGATATCACGGATACCCGGAAGGCCGAGGAAGCGGTCCGGGAGAGCGAGGCAAAATACCGGCTCCTCGCAGAGAACGTTCACGACGTGATCTTCACGGCCGACATGAACATGCGCCTCACGTACATCTCCCCTTCGGTACAGGTACTGCGGGGCTGCAGCCCGGAAGAGTCCATGAAGGAGCCCCTCGCAAACGCCCTTACACCGGCATCCTTTGAAGTCCTGATGCGATCGCGGGAGGAAGGGCTTAACAACCTGAAGGAGGGCGGCAAGGCTCTTCCCAGCTGCACCATGGAGCTGGAATTTTACCGCAAGGACGGTTCCACGGTCTGGACCGAGACCATCATCGCCCTTGCCTTTGACAACAATAGGAAACCGGCAGGGGTTGTCGGGGTCATCCGTGACATCACCCAGAGAAAACTGGTCGAGAACGCACTCATGGAGAGCGAGGAGAAGTTCCGCTCCCTTGTCGAGACGTCTCCCGGTATCATCTGGGAGATCGACATCTCGGGAAAAATTCTCTATATCAGCCCCATGGTGAAGGAGGTGCTGGGGTACGAACCGGAGGGGCTCGTGGGAGAGAAGTTCCAGGAACTTGTACTGAAACAGCTGCGGCCGATCTTCCTTAAGATGCTGGCCACCATGGCCTCGACGTCTGCCGGACTGCTCCTCCCCTACGAAATTATTGCCCGACACCGGGACGGCAGGGACATGGTCCTTGAGATCCGGCCCTCATGGGTCACCGGTATCAACGGGAACGTGACCGGATTCCGGGGCGTTGCCTATGACACCACCCGAAGGAAGAAGGCCGAAGAGGCCCTCAAGCGGGCGAACCGGCAGCTGAACCTGCTTGGGAGCATCACCCGGCATGACCTCTTAAACAAGATCACGGTCATTCTCGGGAACCTCAAGATCGTGGAGAAGAAGTGTAAAGACCCGGATGATGAGGAGCACCTCAAAAGAATACGGTATGCCACAAGCGCGATCAAGTCCCAGATAGAATTCACCCGGGTTTACCAGAATCTTGGCACTCACGAACCGCAGTGGATCGCGCTTGACTCCGTCATGCCCCGCCCGCATGTCCCGCCATCGGTGACCATGAAGACGGAGGTGCAGGACATCGAGATCCTGGCCGACCCGATGCTGGAGAAGGTCTTCTTCAACTTAATCGACAATTCCATCCGCCACGGGGACCATGTCACGGAGATCCATGTTACCACCCGCACGTCCGGGGATGACCTCGTGATCGTCTGGGAGGACAACGGGGCGGGTATCGAAACGGAGGACAAGGAGCATATCTTCCGGCGCGGCTTTGGCAAAAACACCGGCCTTGGGATGTTCCTTGCACGGGAGATCCTCTCCTTAACAAACATCCTGATCCGGGAAACCGGCGAGCCGGGGAAGGGTGCCCGGTTCGAGATCACGGTGCCAAAGGAAATGTGGCGGATCTTCCCGGGCAGGTGATCTTTTCTTCATTACCTGGTTCAGAGAGCTAACCTGCCGGACTGTTCGCATTCCGTGACAGGCAGGGCTCCCCTCCCCGGATCCCCCGGATACGGCAATCCGAACCCGTAAAGAGCTCCGATTCCTTATTTCCGGTCCGGCATAACCGGATAGTTTTACCACTTTTTGTTGGGAGT includes these proteins:
- a CDS encoding PAS domain S-box protein, translating into MISVLYVDDERDLLEVTKLFLELGGDITVTTMLSAQEALDQNIGSFDAIVSDYLMPGMDGIVFLKAVRHQYGDIPFILFTGRGREEVVIEAINNGADSYLQKGADPNAQFAELAHRIRQAVKRQHAEQSLHESEKRLADIINFLPDATFAIDKTGHVIAWNRAIEELTGVLSEDIIDKGEYEYAIPLYGKCQPILIDLIFEPGTVIPDRYANLIQEKDTFIAETTLPRPDEQTITIMVKASPLYNQQGEIVGAIESIRDITELKRAERELKRSEKWFRFLIQNSSDMIRIIGPDGLISYTTPSTKRILGYNPADLVGKDPFEYLHPDDREPVRKALAEAMQERHQHTPTEYRIRHADGHYVSVEAVANNLLDVPEINGIVITVRPISDRMRAEVEIAQSRKDVAESEDQYKTLFEGAHDAIFIADRKSFLNCNHSAEVLFGCSRDLLINRTLLDFSPEIQPGGQQSRKMAREKIDAAISGKPQVFEWVHLRHDHTPFDAEISLNRVLIRGSYYIQGIVRDITDRKKAEAALRESESKFSTVFEKSPVAHTLVSVEEGTFVDVNEAFIRGTGYAREEVNGKTAEELQLFSDPAERERLTALLMEQQEITGLEVSFRTRFGETRACLFSARPIVMAGKPHILSTLEDITERKKAEEALKESEELFRAVSEYSHNAICIVNEQGKITWANDQVLALGGYTREQIYAAPSFAAFIAPESSDWVLANFKKFAAGEPYEHHYQFTIIRADGKKRLCTKHMTDFSDRQGKRNLVINMFDITEKAKAEEALQESESKLRRIADNAPDIIFRMSLPEGKYEYISPASLALTGYTPEEFYDDPGLVRTLIHPSWQEYFRMQWDALMTGSAPPSYEFQIIDRAGEIRWFNQRNMLVTGSGDRIIAIEGIITDITRQKDTERELRKNELRSLAVSANAGSWIWEIDPEGIYRYSSPAVLNILGYKPEEIVGRMHFYDLFDPSIREKLTHEVFATMEGREPFRNLENLNVHKDGRPVLLRTGGTPVFDENGAFAGYCGVDVDITDQRAKEAAFQAIVKSMVGATGLDSLWQITESVSSWLGTECAMVGEILPDQKKIRVLAMVLDGKRIEDFSYTLEGTPCEDVRGKGFCCYPDNAVRLFPRAKDIVELGMRSYAGTPLRDAAGNVFGILCALSRNPLPAIPSMQEIMEIIAVKAAAEIKSMQMTRALQESEQKFRSLVEYALEGIVITDLTGTVLFANNAAAQTLEIPGGGAALCSRNVMEFVAPESQPDAMRDYTEVANGHDSYLAQYKVITDRGKEIYVESIGKMITYEGRAADLISIREITERKQAEDALHRSQQMLAEAMDLAHLVNWEYDVASDLFTFNDRFYALYGTTAEREGGTRMSSEAYAREFVHPDDRHMVGEEVQRALTATDPKYFAEIEHRIIRRDGAVRHIVVRIRLETDADGKTVRTHGANQDITDTRKAEEAVRESEAKYRLLAENVHDVIFTADMNMRLTYISPSVQVLRGCSPEESMKEPLANALTPASFEVLMRSREEGLNNLKEGGKALPSCTMELEFYRKDGSTVWTETIIALAFDNNRKPAGVVGVIRDITQRKLVENALMESEEKFRSLVETSPGIIWEIDISGKILYISPMVKEVLGYEPEGLVGEKFQELVLKQLRPIFLKMLATMASTSAGLLLPYEIIARHRDGRDMVLEIRPSWVTGINGNVTGFRGVAYDTTRRKKAEEALKRANRQLNLLGSITRHDLLNKITVILGNLKIVEKKCKDPDDEEHLKRIRYATSAIKSQIEFTRVYQNLGTHEPQWIALDSVMPRPHVPPSVTMKTEVQDIEILADPMLEKVFFNLIDNSIRHGDHVTEIHVTTRTSGDDLVIVWEDNGAGIETEDKEHIFRRGFGKNTGLGMFLAREILSLTNILIRETGEPGKGARFEITVPKEMWRIFPGR